A single genomic interval of Microbacterium sp. BLY harbors:
- a CDS encoding GrpB family protein: MLLVPSDPSWPQRFEEFAASIRAAGADGWVVEHIGSTAIPGMSTKPIIDLAVRMNTPGEYEASRSELEAVGWRAGSGVRTHPVMIMAPAGERLAIAHFFTAGDWDLVPQRLLRDWLRTHPDDAERYERVKREAARAASERQISYNAAKTAVIQEIVDKAREARGLEPVDVDDKRRAGPFMR; the protein is encoded by the coding sequence ATGCTCCTCGTGCCCTCCGATCCGTCGTGGCCGCAGCGATTCGAGGAGTTCGCGGCGTCGATCCGCGCTGCCGGCGCCGACGGCTGGGTCGTCGAGCACATCGGTTCGACGGCGATCCCCGGGATGAGCACGAAACCGATCATCGACCTCGCGGTGCGCATGAACACACCAGGAGAGTATGAAGCCTCCCGTTCCGAGCTGGAGGCGGTCGGGTGGCGCGCCGGCAGCGGTGTCCGCACGCATCCGGTGATGATCATGGCCCCGGCCGGGGAGCGCCTCGCCATTGCGCACTTCTTCACTGCAGGGGACTGGGATCTCGTGCCGCAGCGGCTGCTGCGCGACTGGCTGCGCACGCACCCGGATGACGCGGAACGCTACGAACGCGTCAAGCGCGAGGCGGCGCGGGCTGCGTCGGAGCGGCAGATCTCGTACAACGCAGCGAAGACCGCTGTCATCCAGGAGATCGTCGACAAGGCACGGGAAGCGCGCGGTCTCGAGCCGGTGGACGTGGACGACAAGCGCCGCGCGGGCCCCTTCATGCGCTGA
- a CDS encoding tryptophan synthase subunit alpha, whose product MTESVPRRASLEVLRAEASDELAVLVQERLLGGEDPWEFMEELPSVDELVVYLLRADNIAANDGVRPNAARHYRVLRQIALDYPELTPAVWGLLDEKQRYRRWDPRIADAS is encoded by the coding sequence ATGACCGAGTCCGTCCCCCGCCGTGCCAGCCTGGAAGTGCTGCGCGCTGAGGCGTCGGACGAACTCGCCGTCCTCGTGCAGGAACGTCTGCTCGGTGGGGAGGACCCCTGGGAGTTCATGGAGGAGCTGCCCAGCGTGGACGAGCTCGTGGTCTATCTGCTCCGGGCCGACAACATCGCGGCGAACGACGGCGTGCGTCCCAACGCCGCGCGACACTACCGCGTGCTGCGACAGATCGCGCTCGACTACCCGGAGCTCACTCCTGCGGTCTGGGGTCTCCTGGACGAGAAGCAGCGCTACCGGCGCTGGGACCCCCGGATCGCCGACGCCTCCTGA
- a CDS encoding sugar porter family MFS transporter, whose protein sequence is MSKPADPASIKRRVIAVSIAAALGGFLFGFDTAVINGAVDALAGDVSGFDLGTGLKGFAVSSALIGCAVGAWFAGPVSNRFGRIPVMVVAAAMFFVSAIGSGLAFSVVDLIIWRVIGGLGVGAASVIAPAYIAEVSPAAIRGRLGSLQQLAIVLGIFAALLSDALLAGIAGEADQPLWGLTAWRWMFMVAAIPALVYGLMSLRLPESPRYLVRKGEVKRAAEVLQTVTGTIDTDAKIKEITGTIDTERSESLRDLRGNRLGLKPIVWVGILLSVFQQFVGINVIFYYSTTLWQSVGFDESSALLTSVITSVTNIVVTIVAILLVDRVGRRIMLLVGSVGMTVTLGLMALAFSFGTLDASGTATLPDPWATVALICANGFVVFFGASWGPLVWVLLGEIFPNSIRAGALAVAAAAQWVANFFISTTFPAFAEIGLTFAYGFYAFFALLSFFFVFFKVPETKGRELEDMKEDAKVERRPRRARA, encoded by the coding sequence ATGTCCAAACCAGCTGATCCAGCGAGTATCAAGCGTCGGGTGATCGCCGTCAGTATCGCGGCGGCTTTGGGCGGATTCCTCTTCGGATTCGACACCGCGGTGATCAACGGCGCGGTGGACGCTCTGGCCGGAGACGTCTCCGGCTTCGATCTCGGCACCGGCCTCAAGGGCTTCGCCGTATCGTCGGCCCTGATCGGCTGCGCCGTCGGCGCCTGGTTCGCGGGGCCTGTGTCCAACAGGTTCGGACGCATCCCGGTCATGGTGGTCGCCGCGGCGATGTTCTTCGTGTCGGCGATCGGCTCCGGCCTCGCCTTCAGCGTCGTCGACCTGATCATCTGGCGTGTCATCGGCGGTCTCGGTGTCGGAGCGGCCTCCGTCATCGCACCCGCGTACATCGCCGAGGTGTCGCCGGCAGCCATCCGCGGCCGCCTCGGCTCGCTGCAACAGCTCGCCATCGTGCTCGGCATCTTCGCGGCCCTGCTCTCCGACGCCCTCCTCGCAGGGATCGCGGGGGAGGCCGATCAGCCGCTGTGGGGACTGACCGCCTGGCGGTGGATGTTCATGGTCGCGGCGATCCCCGCCCTCGTCTACGGGCTCATGTCGCTGCGGCTCCCGGAATCCCCGCGCTACCTCGTGCGCAAGGGTGAGGTGAAGCGGGCCGCGGAGGTGCTGCAGACCGTCACGGGAACGATCGACACGGACGCGAAGATCAAGGAGATCACCGGGACGATCGACACGGAGCGCTCCGAATCGCTGCGCGACCTGCGGGGGAACCGTCTGGGGCTCAAGCCGATCGTGTGGGTCGGCATCCTGCTGTCCGTCTTCCAGCAGTTCGTCGGCATCAACGTCATCTTCTACTACTCCACGACGCTGTGGCAGTCGGTCGGCTTCGATGAGTCCAGCGCCCTGCTCACCTCGGTGATCACGTCCGTGACGAACATCGTTGTCACCATCGTCGCGATCCTGCTCGTCGATCGGGTCGGCCGCCGCATCATGCTCCTCGTCGGCTCCGTCGGCATGACCGTGACGCTCGGGCTCATGGCCCTCGCGTTCTCGTTCGGCACGCTGGACGCCTCGGGAACGGCGACTCTCCCGGACCCGTGGGCGACCGTGGCCCTGATCTGCGCGAACGGCTTCGTCGTCTTCTTCGGAGCCAGCTGGGGCCCGCTCGTGTGGGTGCTCCTCGGGGAGATCTTCCCGAACTCGATCCGCGCGGGTGCCCTCGCCGTCGCGGCTGCCGCGCAGTGGGTGGCCAACTTCTTCATCTCGACGACCTTCCCCGCGTTCGCCGAGATCGGCCTCACCTTCGCGTACGGCTTCTATGCGTTCTTCGCGCTGCTGTCGTTCTTCTTCGTGTTCTTCAAGGTCCCCGAGACCAAGGGCCGCGAACTCGAGGACATGAAGGAGGATGCGAAGGTCGAGCGCCGACCCCGCCGCGCACGCGCGTAG
- a CDS encoding ParB/RepB/Spo0J family partition protein translates to MAKRTGLGRGIGALIPTADQSERPVDVFFPGAKIAATADAAAAESTVAGDADLEAVPGIHLIQVDPQAIVPNPRQPRTHFNPEDLAELVHSVREFGVLQPVVVRKNGDGEYELIMGERRTRAAREAGLASIPAIVRDTADEDLLRDALLENLHRSELNPLEEASAYQQLLDDFGITQEELATRIGRSRPQISNTIRLLKLPVPVQQRVAAGVLTAGHARAILSLDSPEAMQRLADKVVNEDLSVRATEEAAKAQPAAGKAPKPTPGARRAYLDEVASTLGDRLNTRVKISLGTRKGQVTIDFASIQDLNRILEELGQEGYGSAR, encoded by the coding sequence ATGGCGAAGCGCACGGGACTCGGCCGGGGCATCGGAGCCCTCATCCCGACGGCCGACCAGTCCGAACGCCCCGTGGACGTGTTCTTCCCCGGCGCGAAGATCGCTGCGACGGCCGATGCCGCAGCAGCGGAGAGCACCGTGGCCGGCGACGCCGATCTCGAGGCGGTGCCGGGCATCCATCTGATCCAGGTCGACCCTCAGGCGATCGTGCCGAACCCGCGGCAGCCGCGCACACACTTCAATCCGGAGGACCTCGCCGAACTGGTGCACAGCGTGCGCGAGTTCGGTGTGCTCCAGCCGGTCGTCGTGCGGAAGAACGGCGACGGTGAGTACGAGCTCATCATGGGGGAGCGGCGCACTCGGGCCGCCCGCGAGGCCGGCCTCGCGTCCATCCCCGCGATCGTCCGCGACACCGCCGATGAAGACCTGCTGCGCGACGCGCTGCTGGAGAACCTCCACCGGTCAGAGCTCAACCCGCTGGAAGAGGCCTCCGCGTACCAGCAGCTGCTGGACGACTTCGGCATCACGCAGGAGGAGCTGGCCACGCGCATCGGCCGCTCCCGCCCGCAGATCAGTAACACCATCCGGCTTCTCAAGCTCCCGGTTCCGGTGCAGCAGCGAGTAGCCGCCGGAGTGCTGACCGCCGGTCACGCCCGGGCGATCCTCAGCCTCGACTCACCCGAGGCCATGCAGCGCCTGGCGGACAAGGTCGTCAACGAGGACCTCTCCGTCCGGGCGACGGAGGAGGCCGCGAAGGCGCAGCCCGCCGCCGGCAAGGCGCCCAAGCCGACGCCGGGCGCGCGTCGTGCCTACCTGGATGAGGTCGCGAGCACCCTCGGTGACCGCCTGAACACCCGCGTCAAGATCTCGCTCGGCACGCGGAAAGGCCAGGTCACGATCGATTTCGCCTCGATTCAGGACCTGAACCGCATCCTGGAGGAGCTCGGGCAGGAAGGCTACGGCTCCGCGCGGTGA
- a CDS encoding ParA family protein: protein MDTPLARELADLSVRRRALDAVTVEFTGETRILTVSNQKGGVGKTTSAVNIASALAGLGAKVLVIDLDPQGNASTALGVPHNADTPSVYDVLIDEFPLADIVQPSPESPNLFCAPSTIHLAGAEIELVAQVAREHRLRRALEDYLAENPVDFVIIDCPPSLGLLTINAFTAANEVFIPIQCEYYALEGLSQLLGSIQMIQKHLNPGLHLSTILLTMFDGRTRLAQQVAEEVRSHFPSQVLATVIPRSVRVSEAPSFGQTVIAYDGQSAGAIAYREAAVEIASRQTQSKEK from the coding sequence ATGGATACCCCCCTCGCGCGAGAACTCGCGGATCTCTCCGTTCGGCGGCGCGCGCTCGACGCGGTCACGGTGGAGTTCACCGGCGAGACTCGCATCCTGACGGTGTCGAACCAGAAGGGCGGCGTCGGGAAGACCACGAGTGCCGTGAACATCGCCTCCGCTCTCGCCGGGCTGGGGGCGAAGGTGCTCGTCATCGACCTGGACCCTCAGGGCAACGCCTCCACCGCGCTCGGGGTGCCCCATAACGCGGATACTCCGAGCGTCTACGACGTGCTCATCGACGAGTTCCCGCTCGCTGACATCGTCCAGCCCAGTCCGGAGAGCCCGAACCTCTTCTGCGCTCCGAGCACCATCCACCTCGCCGGCGCCGAGATCGAGCTCGTGGCCCAGGTGGCGCGCGAGCATCGACTGCGCCGAGCGCTGGAGGACTACCTCGCGGAGAACCCCGTCGATTTCGTCATCATCGACTGCCCACCGTCGCTCGGCCTCCTCACGATCAACGCTTTCACCGCGGCGAACGAGGTCTTCATCCCGATCCAGTGCGAGTATTACGCACTGGAAGGCCTGAGCCAGCTGCTCGGCAGCATCCAGATGATCCAGAAGCACCTCAACCCCGGCCTTCACCTCTCGACCATCCTCCTCACGATGTTCGATGGACGCACGCGCCTGGCGCAGCAGGTCGCCGAGGAAGTGCGATCCCACTTCCCGTCCCAGGTGCTGGCCACAGTGATTCCCCGGTCCGTACGCGTGTCGGAAGCCCCCAGTTTCGGCCAGACGGTCATCGCCTACGACGGTCAGTCCGCCGGAGCGATCGCGTACCGCGAGGCCGCCGTCGAGATCGCGTCACGACAGACGCAGAGCAAGGAGAAATAA
- the rsmG gene encoding 16S rRNA (guanine(527)-N(7))-methyltransferase RsmG, with translation MFEPSESVDKTVEPEPAVAAELFGDRIDVARRFTDSLARQGEERGLIGPLELPRLWTRHILNSVIAAPLFHGSVADIGSGAGLPGLVLAIARPDVSWTLIEPMERRITWLTEQVSDLELSNVTIVRARAEDVRAREAFDVVTARAVSALRTLIPLTAPLVRDGGELTLLKGMNAENEIEAARKQIAKFRLSDVRVQVLGEGVLPETTRVVRARVR, from the coding sequence GTGTTCGAGCCCAGCGAATCCGTGGACAAGACGGTCGAGCCAGAGCCCGCGGTTGCGGCTGAACTCTTCGGCGATCGTATCGACGTCGCCCGTCGTTTCACGGACTCTCTCGCGCGCCAAGGGGAGGAGCGCGGACTGATCGGTCCGCTCGAACTGCCCCGCCTGTGGACCCGGCACATTCTGAACAGCGTGATCGCGGCGCCGCTCTTCCACGGGTCGGTGGCGGATATCGGCTCCGGTGCCGGGCTCCCCGGCCTCGTGCTCGCGATCGCACGCCCGGATGTGTCCTGGACGCTGATCGAGCCGATGGAGCGACGCATCACCTGGTTGACGGAACAGGTGTCGGATCTCGAGCTGTCGAACGTCACGATCGTCCGGGCGCGTGCGGAAGATGTGCGGGCGCGTGAAGCGTTCGATGTCGTCACCGCACGGGCTGTCAGCGCATTGCGCACGCTGATTCCTCTGACCGCACCGCTCGTCCGCGATGGAGGGGAGCTCACTCTCCTCAAGGGAATGAACGCGGAGAACGAGATCGAGGCGGCGCGGAAGCAGATCGCGAAGTTCCGCTTGTCTGACGTCCGTGTGCAGGTCCTCGGCGAGGGCGTGCTCCCCGAGACGACCCGCGTCGTCCGAGCTCGCGTCCGGTAG
- a CDS encoding R3H domain-containing nucleic acid-binding protein has translation MSEVVTGNTEPTVAQLENEGDVAADYLEELLDIADIDGDLNLDVRQGRAYVSVEAEGDGLALLSAPDTVQALQELTRLAVQNKTGSFSRLILDIGGSRDTRRQQLVTLVEAAAAKLDEGSSQASLPAMSSYERKLVHDIAAERGLVSESYGEGADRHTVLRRH, from the coding sequence ATGAGTGAGGTCGTGACCGGCAACACGGAGCCCACGGTGGCGCAGCTCGAGAACGAGGGCGATGTCGCCGCGGACTACCTCGAGGAGCTGCTAGACATCGCCGACATCGACGGCGACCTCAACCTCGATGTCCGTCAGGGACGCGCATATGTCTCGGTGGAGGCCGAGGGGGATGGGCTGGCACTGCTCTCCGCGCCGGACACGGTGCAGGCTCTGCAGGAGCTCACCCGTCTCGCGGTCCAGAACAAGACCGGTTCGTTCTCGCGTCTGATCCTCGACATCGGAGGCTCCCGCGACACGCGTCGTCAGCAGCTCGTCACGCTCGTGGAGGCCGCGGCGGCCAAGCTGGATGAGGGATCGTCGCAGGCGTCGCTTCCCGCCATGTCGAGCTACGAGCGCAAGCTGGTGCATGATATCGCGGCTGAGCGTGGCCTGGTCTCCGAGTCGTATGGCGAGGGCGCGGACCGTCACACGGTCCTGCGTCGTCACTGA
- the yidC gene encoding membrane protein insertase YidC gives MGLDLLFASATPSPEPASGGFDLLGTILWPLKWVVELILVAWHWLLTAVGLPAASGVTWVLSIVGLVVVVRAALIPLFVKQIKSQRKMMEIAPELRKVQEKYRGKKDQLSREAMSRETMALYKKHGTTPMSSCLPLLVQMPIFFSLYSVLSDVSKHATQGVGGVGLLSPELTQEFYDAKLFGVASLHENLGNAIEAQNVTAIIILVTLVVLMIASQFFTQLQIISKNLSPEAKTGQAYQMQKIMLYVLPLGFIFSGIFFPLGVVVYWFISNLWTMGQQFLVIREMPTPGSEAAKAREERLARKGKAIDSSGKVVPMSVYEAEQQRLLEQAEKAKAEAPKRQQPVGKKRAKKKGNAS, from the coding sequence GTGGGTCTTGACCTTCTGTTCGCCAGTGCCACCCCCAGCCCGGAACCGGCATCCGGCGGATTCGATCTGCTCGGAACGATCCTGTGGCCGCTGAAGTGGGTCGTCGAGCTGATCCTCGTCGCGTGGCACTGGCTGCTCACCGCCGTGGGTCTTCCCGCCGCGTCCGGCGTTACCTGGGTCCTCTCGATCGTCGGCCTCGTTGTCGTGGTGCGTGCAGCGCTCATCCCGCTGTTCGTCAAGCAGATCAAGAGCCAGCGGAAGATGATGGAAATTGCTCCTGAACTGCGAAAAGTTCAGGAGAAGTACCGCGGCAAGAAGGACCAGCTGTCTCGCGAGGCGATGAGCCGCGAGACGATGGCGCTGTACAAGAAGCACGGCACGACGCCGATGTCGAGCTGTCTGCCGCTGCTCGTCCAGATGCCGATCTTCTTCTCGCTGTACAGCGTGCTCAGCGACGTCAGCAAACACGCCACGCAGGGTGTCGGTGGTGTGGGCCTGCTCAGCCCCGAGCTGACGCAGGAGTTCTACGACGCGAAGCTGTTCGGCGTCGCCTCGCTGCACGAGAACCTGGGTAACGCGATCGAGGCCCAGAACGTCACGGCGATCATCATCCTGGTGACGCTCGTCGTGCTGATGATCGCGTCGCAGTTCTTCACCCAGCTGCAGATCATCTCGAAGAACCTGTCGCCCGAGGCCAAGACCGGCCAGGCGTACCAGATGCAGAAGATCATGCTTTACGTGCTGCCGCTGGGCTTCATCTTCTCGGGTATCTTCTTCCCGCTCGGTGTCGTCGTCTACTGGTTCATCTCGAACCTCTGGACCATGGGCCAGCAGTTCCTCGTGATCCGCGAGATGCCGACCCCCGGTTCCGAGGCGGCGAAGGCCCGCGAGGAGCGACTCGCGCGCAAGGGCAAGGCGATCGATTCGTCCGGCAAGGTCGTGCCGATGTCGGTGTACGAGGCCGAGCAGCAGCGTCTGCTGGAGCAGGCGGAGAAGGCGAAGGCGGAGGCGCCCAAGCGGCAGCAGCCGGTCGGCAAGAAGCGTGCGAAGAAGAAGGGGAACGCGTCATGA
- the yidD gene encoding membrane protein insertion efficiency factor YidD has protein sequence MTALPASSVGTGELHGRDVVRSIPLLPRNAVLAFLAGYRKVISPMYGDVCAYYPSCSAYAVGAVQQHGAVRGALLSAWRILRCNPWSRGGVDDVTPHRHFRYDLTAHGFVVPSRKD, from the coding sequence ATGACCGCGCTGCCGGCGTCGTCCGTGGGCACGGGGGAGCTGCACGGACGCGATGTCGTCCGGAGCATCCCGCTTCTCCCGCGCAATGCCGTCCTCGCCTTTCTGGCGGGATACCGCAAGGTGATCTCGCCGATGTACGGGGACGTGTGTGCGTACTACCCCTCGTGTTCCGCCTACGCTGTAGGTGCGGTGCAGCAGCACGGCGCCGTGCGGGGGGCTCTGCTCTCGGCGTGGCGCATCCTCCGCTGCAATCCCTGGTCTCGCGGAGGCGTCGACGACGTCACACCGCATCGACACTTCCGCTACGACCTGACCGCTCACGGTTTCGTCGTCCCCTCCCGAAAGGACTGA
- the rnpA gene encoding ribonuclease P protein component — MLARPFRLTRGSDYRLVVRRGSRCGGARVLTSMLSTGEDRAARFGFIISKQVGTAVVRNTVRRRLKAVCAEALPGVPQGTDVVIRALPASATASYAELRSDVHRCLGRLTPTEVAS, encoded by the coding sequence GTGCTCGCCCGCCCGTTCCGACTGACCCGCGGGAGCGACTACCGACTGGTCGTTCGACGCGGATCACGTTGTGGCGGGGCGCGCGTCCTCACCTCTATGCTGTCGACCGGTGAGGACAGAGCCGCGAGGTTCGGTTTCATCATCAGCAAGCAGGTGGGCACCGCTGTGGTGCGCAACACCGTCCGTCGGCGACTCAAAGCCGTCTGTGCGGAAGCGCTCCCGGGTGTCCCTCAGGGCACGGATGTCGTCATCCGTGCCCTTCCTGCGTCCGCCACCGCGTCCTACGCGGAGCTCCGCAGCGACGTGCACCGCTGCCTGGGACGGCTCACGCCGACCGAGGTCGCATCATGA
- the rpmH gene encoding 50S ribosomal protein L34 — protein MSKRTFQPNNRRRAKKHGFRARMRTRAGRAILSARRAKGRTELSA, from the coding sequence ATGAGCAAGCGCACCTTCCAGCCCAACAACCGTCGTCGCGCCAAGAAGCACGGCTTCCGCGCCCGCATGCGCACCCGCGCCGGCCGTGCCATCCTCTCGGCACGCCGCGCGAAGGGCCGCACCGAGCTTTCCGCGTAA
- the dnaA gene encoding chromosomal replication initiator protein DnaA, giving the protein MSSPAQPDVPIWTTVQELLEADDRVTPQLQGFLSLAVPAGVMSATLYLEVPNDLTAAQINKRLRLPIMEALSHIGDEVTSYRVVVNHELAEQPTAPIAVADFGRQEQVRAESPMEQPTPLRHESRLNPKYTFDNFVIGQSNRFAHAAAVAVAEAPAKAYNPLFIYGDSGLGKTHLLHAIGDYAQSLYAGVKVRYVSSEEFTNDFINSIANNRGAAFQARYRDVDILLIDDIQFLQGRAETQEAFFHTFNTLHDHNKQVVITSDVAPKHLTGFEDRMRSRFEWGLITDVQAPDLETRIAILRKKAQSEALHIPDEVLEYIATVVSSNIRELEGALIRVSAFASLNRSALDISLAQTVLRDIIDTAEDNIISPTDIITATAQYFKLTVDDLYGSSRSQQIATARQIAMYLCRERTSLSLPKIGQLFGNRDHTTVMYAYKKISELMKERRSIYNQVTEITTQLGRR; this is encoded by the coding sequence ATGTCCTCACCAGCCCAGCCCGACGTCCCGATCTGGACCACGGTGCAGGAGCTGCTGGAAGCCGATGACCGGGTCACGCCCCAGCTCCAGGGGTTCCTGAGTCTCGCCGTGCCGGCCGGCGTGATGTCGGCGACGCTGTACCTCGAGGTGCCGAACGACCTCACCGCCGCACAGATCAACAAGCGCCTCCGGTTGCCCATCATGGAGGCGCTGTCGCACATCGGCGACGAGGTCACCTCGTACCGCGTGGTCGTGAACCACGAGCTCGCCGAACAGCCCACCGCACCGATCGCCGTGGCGGACTTCGGTCGTCAGGAGCAGGTGCGCGCCGAGTCGCCGATGGAGCAGCCCACGCCGCTGCGGCACGAGTCACGACTCAACCCCAAGTACACCTTCGACAACTTCGTCATCGGCCAGTCCAACCGGTTCGCCCATGCCGCCGCCGTGGCGGTGGCCGAAGCGCCGGCGAAGGCCTACAACCCGCTGTTCATCTATGGCGACTCCGGTCTGGGCAAGACGCACCTCCTCCACGCCATCGGGGACTACGCGCAGTCCCTCTATGCCGGCGTCAAGGTGCGATACGTGTCGAGCGAGGAGTTCACGAACGACTTCATCAACTCGATCGCCAACAACCGCGGTGCCGCCTTCCAGGCCCGCTACCGCGACGTCGACATCCTCCTCATCGACGACATCCAGTTCCTCCAGGGGCGTGCTGAGACGCAGGAGGCGTTCTTCCACACCTTCAACACGCTGCACGACCACAACAAGCAGGTGGTCATCACCAGCGACGTCGCCCCGAAGCATCTGACCGGGTTCGAGGACCGCATGCGCAGCCGGTTCGAGTGGGGTCTCATCACCGACGTGCAGGCGCCCGACCTCGAGACCCGCATCGCGATCCTCCGCAAGAAGGCGCAGAGCGAGGCGCTCCACATCCCCGACGAGGTGCTCGAGTACATCGCCACCGTGGTGTCCTCCAACATCCGCGAGCTGGAGGGGGCGCTCATCCGCGTCTCCGCGTTCGCGAGCCTGAACCGGTCGGCCCTCGACATCTCGCTGGCCCAGACGGTGCTGCGGGACATCATCGACACGGCCGAGGACAACATCATCTCGCCAACCGACATCATCACGGCGACCGCGCAGTACTTCAAACTCACCGTCGACGACCTCTACGGCTCCAGCCGTTCCCAGCAGATCGCGACAGCTCGGCAGATCGCGATGTACCTGTGCCGCGAGCGGACGAGCCTGTCCCTGCCGAAGATCGGGCAGCTCTTCGGCAATCGCGACCACACCACGGTCATGTACGCCTACAAGAAAATCAGCGAGCTCATGAAGGAGCGTCGCTCGATCTACAACCAGGTGACCGAGATCACCACGCAGCTCGGCCGTCGCTGA
- the dnaN gene encoding DNA polymerase III subunit beta, whose amino-acid sequence MRFQVNRDVFSEAVSFVVKLLPQRNPQPILAGVLIEADGSGLTLSAFDYEASARTTIEATVETPGTILVHGRLLSDIASRLPNAPIEIAVEDDGGIAVTCGSARFTLAAMPVEEYPSIPEVSGSSGVVPADEFGTAIAQVGFAASRDDVTPVLTGVQLEVTGQTLSLVATDRYRVSLRDVPWDGEAVEATALVPARTLVEVGKTFGHAGTIQIAFSGAGDREIIAFTAGNKTVTSLLIKGNFPPVRRLFPEQTDHYAVVNTADLIEAVRRVSLVLDRAAPLRFTFSSDSVTMDASGSEHARASESVDAILSGGDEVTLGLNPQYLIEALGAVKSEFVRVTFTSSDNANKLSPVLITSQTSVDQAGLDSFKYLLQPNLLLR is encoded by the coding sequence GTGAGGTTTCAGGTCAACCGCGATGTCTTCAGCGAGGCAGTGTCCTTCGTCGTCAAGCTCCTCCCTCAGCGCAATCCTCAACCGATCCTCGCGGGCGTCCTGATCGAAGCCGACGGTTCCGGGCTGACGCTCTCCGCATTCGACTACGAAGCGTCCGCGCGGACGACGATCGAGGCGACCGTCGAGACCCCCGGCACGATCCTCGTCCACGGGCGCCTGCTGTCCGACATCGCGAGCCGACTTCCCAACGCTCCGATCGAGATCGCCGTCGAGGACGACGGCGGCATCGCGGTCACCTGCGGCTCCGCCCGCTTCACCCTCGCCGCCATGCCGGTCGAGGAATATCCGTCGATCCCCGAGGTGTCCGGCTCCTCGGGCGTCGTCCCGGCAGACGAGTTCGGAACCGCGATCGCGCAGGTCGGCTTCGCGGCATCCCGCGATGACGTGACCCCGGTGCTCACCGGCGTGCAGCTCGAGGTGACGGGCCAGACCCTCAGCCTCGTGGCGACCGACCGCTACCGTGTCTCGCTCCGGGACGTGCCGTGGGACGGCGAGGCCGTCGAGGCCACCGCACTCGTCCCCGCTCGCACCCTGGTCGAGGTCGGGAAGACTTTCGGGCACGCCGGCACGATCCAGATCGCGTTCTCCGGTGCCGGCGACCGCGAGATCATCGCGTTCACGGCGGGCAACAAGACCGTGACGTCGCTGCTCATCAAGGGCAACTTCCCCCCGGTCCGCCGGCTCTTCCCGGAGCAGACCGACCATTACGCCGTCGTCAACACCGCGGATCTCATCGAGGCGGTGCGCCGTGTGTCGCTCGTCCTGGACCGCGCCGCGCCGCTGCGCTTCACGTTCTCGAGCGACAGCGTCACGATGGACGCCTCGGGTAGCGAGCACGCCCGTGCCTCCGAGTCGGTCGACGCGATCCTGTCCGGTGGTGACGAGGTGACGCTGGGCCTCAACCCGCAGTACCTCATCGAAGCCCTCGGTGCGGTGAAGAGCGAGTTCGTGCGGGTGACGTTCACCTCGAGCGACAACGCCAACAAGCTGAGCCCGGTCCTCATCACGAGCCAGACCTCGGTGGACCAGGCGGGTCTCGACTCGTTCAAGTACCTCCTCCAGCCCAACCTCCTCCTGCGCTGA